CCATATCGAGTACCACGGACTCCAGCGTCACTGGTTTCGCCTGGAGAACCTGCTTCCGTGCGAAGGCGAGGAGCTGTTGGGTCAGATCTGCCCCACGGTCGTTCGCATGACGGATCTCGGTTACCGCCTCGCGCACGCTCTCGGTCATCGACTCCTGCCGCTCGATAACGTCCGCGAAGCCGGCGATCACCGTCAGGAGATTGTTGAAGTCGTGGGCTACGCCACCGGCGAGATGACCGATCGCCTCGAGTTTCTGAGCCTGCCTCAGACGTTCTTCAAGCTGCTGTTTGTCGGTAATATCACGGGAACATAGGGAAACGGCGACACGACCTTCACTATCCCGATGTGAGCTGCCCACCGTTTCGAAGTGACGCCAATTGCCGTCGTTCGTTCGAAGTCGCGCGACCAACACATCGGAGCGGTCCGGAACATCCAGCAGCTGAGCGAGTTTCTTGGAGGCGACGGGTAGATCGTCCGGATGGATGTATTCGGCGATGCTATGACCGAGACTGTCGATCATGTCGTAGCCCAGGGCTGCCTCGACCGATGACGAGATGTATTGAACGCACATCTGATCGTCCACAACCGTAATCAGATCGCGTACGTTGTCGATCACCATCTTGAAGAACGCTTCTCGACGATCCAGTGCCAGTTCGGCACGACGTCGCCCCGTGACGTCTTGACGGGTGCTCCAGACTCGCGTGAGCATCCCGCCCTCGGTGATACCGAGGCTGGTTCCCGTATACCAGAGCGGCTCGCCGCTCCCCGACGTCAGCTCGAGTTCGAACGCGTCGTCGCGATAGCCGTTCTTGACGAACGCTTTCACCTGATTCGCAGGTTGATCGGTGCCGCTTCGCATGACGGACTCAACCGACGTACCGACCATATCGGCGGCGCTTGGATAGCTATAGATGCGTGCGAAGGCGTCATTACATTCGGCGACACGCCCCGAACGCAGGAGGCGGGTCACCTGCTCGTCGACCGGTATATCGGTCTGGATGGGTTCATCAAACTCGTAGCGGACAATCCCCTCGCGAGACTGTTGAACAAAGGTGCGATACCGCTCGGCCGCGCGATGAAGCGAATCGAGCGTCTCGCGGGATTCCGATACATCGAAGGAGGTCGAGATGATCCAGCGTTGCCCTTCGACCTCCATCCACTCGGAGCAGATGTCGAAGATGCGGGTCTCGCCGTTCGCACAACGAATCGACGCCTGGAAGTGACGGATAGAGCCAGACTCAACCATCTGCTCGAGAAGACGCTTGCGATCGGACTGGTTGATCCAGAGCATCTGCAGGCTC
The DNA window shown above is from Acidobacteriota bacterium and carries:
- a CDS encoding PAS domain S-box protein, whose translation is MTAPRSDNAFSNATLRSLVDLMPHGTAVTSFPDGIVRYINRRFTLETGYTTEAIVGKTSLQMLWINQSDRKRLLEQMVESGSIRHFQASIRCANGETRIFDICSEWMEVEGQRWIISTSFDVSESRETLDSLHRAAERYRTFVQQSREGIVRYEFDEPIQTDIPVDEQVTRLLRSGRVAECNDAFARIYSYPSAADMVGTSVESVMRSGTDQPANQVKAFVKNGYRDDAFELELTSGSGEPLWYTGTSLGITEGGMLTRVWSTRQDVTGRRRAELALDRREAFFKMVIDNVRDLITVVDDQMCVQYISSSVEAALGYDMIDSLGHSIAEYIHPDDLPVASKKLAQLLDVPDRSDVLVARLRTNDGNWRHFETVGSSHRDSEGRVAVSLCSRDITDKQQLEERLRQAQKLEAIGHLAGGVAHDFNNLLTVIAGFADVIERQESMTESVREAVTEIRHANDRGADLTQQLLAFARKQVLQAKPVTLESVVLDMEGLLRRLIGDHIVLKTELSTTPLVFLADRGQLEQVLMNLALNARDAMIGGGSIFVKTGGVTIDDTRHTRLTVTDDGCGMDEATRRRVFEPFFSTKASGKGSGLGLATVYGIVEQSGGSIAVESTLGSGTSVTVNFPLNALPGDDAYPDYVVTATSQDDGGVERILIAEDDAAIRRVICQALEQRGYYVESVPTGDAAWARLNAAAEPFDLLLTDVMMPGISGVELATRVRETYPDLVVLYMTGFAAGQLEPGETDLLQKPFRPDELLRRIRQELDRRDRANG